One region of Centropristis striata isolate RG_2023a ecotype Rhode Island chromosome 3, C.striata_1.0, whole genome shotgun sequence genomic DNA includes:
- the blcap gene encoding bladder cancer-associated protein: MYCLQWLLPVLLIPKPLNPALWFNHSMFMGFYLLSFLLERKPCTICALVFLAALFLICYSCWGNCFLYHCQDAALPDAAHDPAIVGT; this comes from the coding sequence ATGTATTGCTTACAGTGGCTActccctgtgctgctcatcccCAAGCCGCTGAACCCAGCGCTGTGGTTCAACCACTCCATGTTCATGGGCTTCTACCTGCTCAGCTTCCTGCTGGAGAGGAAGCCCTGCACCATCTGTGCCTTGGTCTTCCTGGCTGCCCTCTTCCTCATTTGCTACAGCTGCTGGGGTAACTGCTTCCTCTACCACTGCCAGGATGCCGCACTGCCGGACGCTGCCCACGACCCCGCGATTGTTGGGACCTAG